From the Saccharomycodes ludwigii strain NBRC 1722 chromosome I, whole genome shotgun sequence genome, one window contains:
- the PRM2 gene encoding pheromone-regulated protein PRM2 translates to MNIDLKVLLINDFFKVYLISPVLLFLSTIWVLYTINTAASTNITTNIANNDPNQQTYKQNATITSFINDTTSLIFATGTTITTSTITITTTAATNINIPSNEIKSVIYDTLDEKINEINKVTIKQSIFPMINSNINEWINAYNIMENYEVNVLTTASNKISAFLYNKSKLINDTVEELLNNGAIISGSGNTDDSDNANLTLLQFDYNIFNNTINDIISPYTSFSKLKPNFWNESINLHNISSKYLFNLNSSQNATFNRMINEFITSIKQEYNSTGNNNHTALSTVNKSKRDYKTTSTDSTKFDYEDDNKNVQNNNKKKKILSIVYTCIFISIFVMSIIASLIRNHYKYTNQNKLVHKKITNNIVPFFLEQYKNNKDDHQQNIRNFEFSLQNHLPQMIINYINEYNNVLFFNCTKFGTRLGTSDIEDKAYDKSDSVNKACNLFNIFNNGKWLYYLFFIILIEKYLTLSLYPNEYSIFSDIKEVDKSSTLSKRSLVENTKEIYETTIGSTKNETFLNRLGSICSGINDFQEEINKNLQDSMRYNLINDQGNSNYSGSILEYINDIEHIYNEKYSDSVLLFNELNGTNIFLEEQNKATQGYYNYVFELINLEFNEKIMAKIINSTVADEAFSAIITKRDKNNILSMEENKEDNVPTDKVKNIIMNCFNYTLLGLLGIIIIHHIVHAINFQY, encoded by the coding sequence atgaatatagatttaaaagttttactTATCAATGATTTCTTtaaagtttatttaattagtCCAGTGCTACTATTTTTATCCACTATTTGGGTTTTATATACAATAAATACTGCTGCTAGTACTAATATTACTACAAATATCGCTAACAATGACCCAAATCAACAAACATACAAACAAAATGCTACTATTACTTCATTTATAAATGATACAAcatcattaatttttgctACTGGAACTACTATTACGACTAGTACCATTACAATTACCACTACTGCTGCCACTAACATTAATATACCTtcaaatgaaataaaatctgTAATTTATGACACATTggatgaaaaaattaatgaaataaataaggTAACGATAAAGCAATCGATTTTCCCCATGATTAATTCCAATATAAATGAGTGGATCAATGCTTATAATATTATGGAGAATTATGAGGTGAATGTTTTAACTACTGCTTCTAACAAAATATCTGCATTTCTATacaataaatcaaaactTATTAATGATACTGTAGAGGAACTTTTAAACAATGGAGCTATTATTAGCGGAAGCGGAAACACTGATGATAGTGACAATGCCAATTTAACTCTTTTGCAATTCGAttataacatttttaataacactattaatgatattatatCTCCTTATACTTCCTTCAGCAAATTAAAGCCCAATTTTTGGAACGAATCCATCAATCTTCATAACATCAGCTCAAAATACTTATTTAATTTGAATAGTTCTCAAAATGCCACTTTTAATAGAATGATCAATGAATTTATAACAAGTATTAAACAAGAGTATAATAGCactggtaataataatcatacaGCATTATCTACAGTGaataaaagcaaaagaGACTATAAAACCACTAGTACTGATTCAACTAAATTCGATTatgaagatgataataaaaacgttcaaaataataataaaaaaaagaaaatactTAGCATAGTGTACACATGCATTTTCATTTCCATATTTGTTATGTCAATTATTGCAAGTTTAATTAGAAATCACTATAAGTATactaatcaaaataaattggttCATAAGAAaataactaataatatagttccatttttcttggaacagtacaaaaataataaagatgatCATCAGCAAAACATTAGGAATTTTGAATTTAGCTTACAGAACCATTTACCGCAGATGATAATCAATTATATTAATGAATAcaataatgttttattttttaactgTACAAAATTTGGTACTAGACTAGGGACGAGCGATATAGAAGATAAAGCTTATGATAAAAGCGATAGTGTTAATAAAGCTTgtaatttgtttaatattttcaacaatGGAAAATGGTTATATtacttatttttcattattttaattgaaaagtATTTAACGCTAAGTCTGTACCCTAACGAATATAGTATTTTTTCTGACATCAAAGAAGTTGATAAAAGCTCGACACTATCCAAAAGGTCTTTGGTCGAAAatacaaaagaaatatatgaaACTACTATTGGATCCACTAAGAATGAAACTTTTCTAAATAGATTAGGTTCAATTTGCAGTGGCATAAATGATTTTCAAGAagaaatcaataaaaatttacaagATTCAATGAGGTATAATTTAATCAATGATCAAGGTAACAGTAATTACAGTGGTTCCATACTTGAATATATCAACGACATTGAGCATATTTATAACGAAAAATATAGCGATAGCGTGTTATTGTTTAATGAATTAAATGGaaccaatatttttttggaagaGCAAAATAAGGCTACACAAggatattataattatgtCTTTGAACTTATTAACTTAGAGTTTAATGAAAAGATTATGGCAAAGATAATCAATAGCACTGTTGCTGATGAAGCATTTTCAGCAATTATAACTAAACGTgacaaaaacaacattCTGTCAATGgaagaaaacaaagaagACAATGTACCGACGGATAAggtaaaaaatattataatgaattgttttaattatacATTGTTGGGCCTTTTAggtataataattattcatCATATTGTACATGCtattaattttcaatattaa
- the ERG28 gene encoding Erg28p (similar to Saccharomyces cerevisiae YER044C | ERG28 | ERGosterol biosynthesis) codes for MYQGIIEIVKSKLATTINYPGYLPKWLLFISIVSVFNSIQTYISGLALTRRVYEGKPSQITPLGCRLFGTWTLVSCVIRLYGALYITENHVFQLTFISYIIALLHFGSELIIYRSCKFGGGFLGPLIVSTTSLLWMYNTKEYYTGLPW; via the coding sequence ATGTATCAAGGTATCATCGAAATAGTTAAAAGCAAACTGGCCACAACCATAAACTATCCAGGTTACTTGCCAAAGTGGCTATTGTTCATTTCAATAGTGAGTGTTTTTAACAGTATTCAAACTTATATCAGCGGCTTGGCTTTGACCCGTAGAGTTTATGAAGGTAAACCAAGCCAAATTACTCCATTGGGTTGTAGATTATTTGGGACTTGGACCTTAGTTAGCTGCGTTATTAGATTATATGGCGCTTTGTATATTACTGAAAATCATGTTTTCCAATTGAcatttatttcttatatTATTGCACTTTTACATTTTGGTAGTGAATTGATAATTTACAGAAGTTGTAAGTTTGGTGGTGGCTTTTTAGGTCCTTTGATTGTCTCTACTACCAGTTTATTGTGGATGTATAATACTAAGGAGTACTACACCGGTCTTCCATGgtaa
- the CKA1 gene encoding casein kinase 2 catalytic subunit CKA1 (similar to Saccharomyces cerevisiae YIL035C | CKA1 | Casein Kinase Alpha subunit): protein MKNYKHSISRCYKNVNEQRGEEYWDYEKTSIDYRIINNRTREYEILTKVGRGKYSEVFKGIGLKSKKLVVIKMLKPVKKKKIKREIQILSNLSNYSKYVNIDEKTKNMEFNEKSYLNEDTIVPADTIVEQNKLETSRYTREYYNLPHDGYRNIIGLLDVLRDPVSKTPSLVFEYVENLDFRTLYPTLSDLDIRFYMFQLLKALDYCHSMGIMHRDVKPHNVMIDHKNKQLRLIDWGLAEFYHPGMEYNVRVASRFFKGPELLVDYRMYDYSLDIWSFGTMLASMVFKKEPFFHGMNNVDQLVKIVRVLGTDDFLKYLETYRITLPSDYKDMEHYIRRPWRRFINEENQELSDNPDILDFLDNILLYDHQKRLTAREALQHSWFAPIREGNYQK from the coding sequence atgaaaaactaCAAGCACAGCATTTCACGTTGctataaaaatgttaatgaGCAAAGAGGTGAGGAATATTGGGATTATGAAAAGACTTCCATTGATTACAggataattaataatagaacGAGAGAATATGAAATTTTAACTAAAGTTGGGCGCGGCAAATATAGTGAAGTTTTTAAAGGCATAGGtctaaaatcaaaaaaattagttgttattaaaatgttaaaaccagttaaaaaaaagaaaatcaaacgtgaaattcaaattttaaGTAATTTAAGTAACTATTCGAAATATGTtaatattgatgaaaagacaaaaaacaTGGAATTCAACGAAAAATCCTACTTGAATGAGGATACCATCGTTCCAGCTGACACTATAGTAGagcaaaataaattagaaaCTTCTCGTTATACCAGAGAATACTACAATTTACCACATGATGGATACAGAAACATTATTGGGCTACTAGACGTTTTACGCGATCCCGTCTCTAAAACTCCATCCCTAGTTTTTGAATATGTAGAAAATCTGGATTTTAGAACTTTGTATCCCACTCTCAGTGATCTAGACATAAGATTTTATATGTTTCAACTATTGAAGGCACTAGATTATTGCCATTCAATGGGAATAATGCATAGAGATGTTAAACCGCATAACGTGATGATAGACCATAAGAATAAACAACTGAGATTGATTGACTGGGGATTGGCTGAGTTTTACCATCCAGGCATGGAATATAATGTCAGAGTGGCCTCTAGATTTTTCAAAGGCCCCGAGTTATTAGTGGATTATAGAATGTATGATTATTCCTTAGATATATGGAGTTTTGGCACTATGTTAGCCTCAATGGTTTTCAAGAAAGAACCTTTTTTCCATGGAATGAATAATGTTGATCAATTAGTTAAAATTGTCCGTGTTTTAGGAACTGatgattttttgaaatatttggaGACTTATAGAATCACATTACCCTCTGATTATAAGGATATGGAACATTATATTAGAAGACCTTGGAGaagatttattaatgaGGAAAACCAAGAATTATCTGACAATCCGGACATTTTAGACTTCttggataatattttactaTACGACCatcaaaaaagattaaCTGCTAGAGAAGCTTTACAACATTCTTGGTTTGCTCCGATTAGAGAAGGTAACTATCAAAAATGA
- the SPO73 gene encoding Spo73p (similar to Saccharomyces cerevisiae YER046W | SPO73 | SPOrulation), producing MTESPPDIIIENQRGITLLGYPIYSARLLIKHLDPPKYQTFPDLVHVSGGPKLYPLERQRQQPQTTEYKWFVSIDFYSSKYFKSVSKRNEEDISYNNNNNVLTTPDDIDEQGWYYAWNFRSENWNGKYGIVRRRFWIRLPVV from the coding sequence ATGACAGAATCACCCCCtgatataataatagaaaatcAAAGAGGTATAACTTTATTGGGGTACCCAATATATTCAGCGagattattaattaaacaTTTAGATCCACCAAAATATCAAACATTCCCCGATTTGGTACATGTGTCAGGTGGTCCTAAATTATATCCATTAGAAAGACAAAGACAACAGCCACAGACCACTGAATATAAATGGTTTGTTAGTAtagatttttattcttcAAAATACTTTAAAAGTGTTAGTAAAAGAAATGAGGAAGATATttcttataataataataacaatgtaCTTACCACGCCAGACGATATAGACGAACAAGGCTGGTATTATGCTTGGAATTTTAGATCAGAAAATTGGAATGGTAAATATGGTATCGTTAGAAGAAGGTTTTGGATTAGGCTACCTGTGGTTTAA
- the CST6 gene encoding Cst6p (similar to Saccharomyces cerevisiae YIL036W | CST6 | Chromosome STability (paralog of YER045C | ACA1)), whose translation MTLSNNNTGKEHLNSSTPPQPYVINGQQQPQVPLQPQSQHLKYNYNNANYNKNNNNGLANNHHGLLSLHDSLSSLYQPFGIDVSHFPLTNPPIFQTGMFEDVSRKAYVNGSNAAIKGEFSTAATRQYNSPVANAGTLASDNVQSGSNSLEGSEVVNLDNNNNITPTSIEGNSSNIFKKEEQDDINILYNINNLGAGNTNNNTNSNEPKSSETDIDKRFPSLNRYPFQRRISISNGQIGQLGENPELVDELYYLQPPPLPSLYHDNTGYTNAHDNNNNTNNASSVQRSGSNVPSISNRNGEVGVYTNINGITTHADDGGALSSINGNTVSNNTETFDINSNTPSNSRAKTSNNNNTNDNNNNTAHKLSGIGRRSHPPSSDLIPGTPDWKRARLLERNRIAANKCRQRKKVQQEQFMRDYERLKYENKELKKRIEVLDNIIKGLSKN comes from the coding sequence atgacACTTTCTAACAATAACACAGGGAAGGAACATCTTAATAGTTCAACTCCTCCGCAGCCTTATGTTATAAATGGTCAACAACAGCCACAAGTCCCACTACAACCTCAGTCACAGCACttgaaatataattataataatgcaaattacaataaaaataacaataatggttTAGCCAATAATCATCATGGGCTTTTATCGCTGCATGACTCGTTATCATCTTTATACCAACCATTTGGCATAGATGTTTCTCATTTTCCATTAACCAATCCACCTATTTTCCAAACTGGTATGTTTGAGGATGTAAGTAGAAAGGCATATGTTAATGGTTCTAATGCTGCCATAAAGGGAGAGTTTAGCACTGCTGCTACTCGACAATATAATAGTCCTGTTGCAAATGCAGGTACACTTGCATCTGATAACGTGCAATCTGGAAGTAATAGTCTTGAAGGCAGCGAGGTTGTTAATTtagataacaataacaatattacaCCTACCTCCATAGAAGGAAATtcttcaaatatttttaagaaaGAAGAACAGGATGATATCAACATCCTTTATAATATCAACAATCTGGGCGCTGGTAatactaacaataatacgAATTCTAATGAGCCTAAATCCTCCGAAACTGATATCGATAAAAGGTTTCCTTCGCTTAATAGATACCCTTTTCAGCGTAGAATTAGTATATCTAATGGTCAAATAGGACAGTTGGGTGAAAATCCAGAATTAGTCGATGAATTATACTACTTACAACCACCACCTTTACCGTCTCTATATCACGATAATACTGGTTATACTAATGCacatgataataacaataatactaataatgctTCGTCAGTACAGagaagtggtagtaatGTACCATCTATTTCAAACCGCAATGGTGAGGTTGGCGTATACACCAATATTAATGGTATCACAACTCATGCTGATGATGGCGGTGCCCTTTCTAGCATAAATGGGAATACtgttagtaataatactgagacatttgatattaatagtaatacACCCAGTAATAGTAGGGCAAAGAcgtctaataataataacactaatgataataataataatactgcaCATAAGTTATCTGGCATTGGAAGAAGATCACATCCTCCTTCTTCCGACTTAATACCCGGTACTCCGGACTGGAAAAGAGCCAGATTGTTGGAAAGGAATAGAATTGCTGCTAACAAATGTAGacagagaaaaaaagtacaACAGGAACAGTTTATGAGGGACTATGAAAGACTTAAATATGAGAATAAAGaattgaagaaaagaattgaaGTTTTAGATAACATAATCAAAGgtttatcaaaaaattag
- the BCY1 gene encoding cAMP-dependent protein kinase regulatory subunit BCY1 (similar to Saccharomyces cerevisiae YIL033C | BCY1 | Bypass of CYclic-AMP requirement), with protein sequence MSYQPELDKFIKKVKLDNPNDFFQYGAQYFQNKLQTQREYLKNIESKALEHGLILFPSNITHDIKNDDINDGKNENGANISNDDVLFKSPFVDSDPHTAHHIIEQDNNSNNVEDSTNKGKLADFSLAHDDPHNTKGNSDVKDKNDKNSNGGIFKGGFTVGSESNKKKESPLDPMAPIPSLSNSSTKNTKPDARPRRSIVNPKPLPFNFNAQRRTSVSGETLKPDTFYLNDDELLSANKKSKKSEEQLKRLSKAIGDNFLFKKLDSDSKKLVINSLQEKFIGQGEEIIKQGDEGDYFYIVENGTVEFFVNNEKVNTSGPGSSFGELALMYNSPRAATVIAKTDCILWSLDRLTFRKILLGGSFKKRVLYDEFLKSVPILKSLTTYDRAKLADALDTAYYKSGDVIIKEGDVGENFYFIERGAADVLKKGHTEPIAHLKAGDYFGEVALLNDLPRQATIKATEATKVATLGKSGFQRLLGPCVEVLKLNDPTRR encoded by the coding sequence ATGTCTTATCAACCCGAATTGGATaagtttattaaaaaagtgaaaTTAGATAATCCAAATGATTTCTTTCAATATGGCGctcaatattttcaaaacaagTTGCAAACTCAGCGTGagtatttgaaaaatattgagAGCAAAGCTTTGGAACAtggtttgattttatttccatCGAATATAACGCAcgatataaaaaatgacGATATAAATGAtggtaaaaatgaaaatggtgCAAACATTAGTAATGatgatgttttatttaagtCGCCATTTGTTGATTCTGATCCTCATACTGCCCACCATATAATTGAACAAGATAATAACAGCAATAATGTCGAAGACTCTACTAATAAGGGAAAACTTGCTGATTTTAGTCTTGCCCATGATGATCCTCATAATACCAAAGGCAACAGTGATGTCAAGGATAAAAATGACAAAAACAGCAATGGTGGTATATTTAAAGGTGGGTTTACTGTGGGTTCagaatcaaataaaaagaaggagAGTCCTTTAGATCCAATGGCACCAATACCATCATTATCGAATTCTTCAACGAAAAATACCAAACCAGATGCTAGACCCAGACGGTCTATCGTGAATCCAAAGCCGTTGCCATTCAACTTTAATGCACAAAGAAGAACATCTGTTAGTGGAGAAACATTAAAGCCAGACACTTTTTATCTAAATGACGACGAGCTATTATCGGCCAACAAGAAATCCAAAAAGAGTGAAGAACAGCTAAAGAGATTATCAAAGGCTATTGGAGataatttcttgtttaaaaaattagattCCGACAGTAAAAAGTTAGTTATTAACTCTTTACAGGAAAAGTTTATTGGCCAAGGTgaagaaattattaaacaagGTGACGAAGGTGATTATTTCTACATAGTAGAAAATGGTACTgttgaattttttgttaacaATGAAAAGGTTAATACTAGTGGACCAGGTTCAAGTTTTGGTGAATTAGCTTTGATGTATAATTCGCCAAGAGCAGCTACAGTGATTGCAAAAACTGATTGTATATTATGGAGTTTGGATAGACTAACTTTTAGAAAGATTTTGTTGGGTGGCAGCTTCAAAAAGAGAGTTCTATATGAtgagtttttaaaatcagtACCAATCTTGAAGTCCTTGACTACCTATGACCGTGCCAAATTGGCAGATGCCTTGGATACAGCATATTATAAGAGTGGCGACGTGATAATCAAGGAAGGAGACGTTGgtgaaaatttttattttatcgaGCGTGGAGCTGCagatgttttgaaaaagggACATACTGAGCCTATTGCTCATTTAAAAGCTGGTGATTATTTTGGTGAAGTTGCTTTATTAAACGACCTACCCCGCCAAGCTACCATTAAAGCCACTGAAGCAACAAAAGTTGCCACATTGGGGAAGAGTGGATTTCAAAGGTTACTAGGTCCATGTGTAGAAGTTTTGAAACTAAATGATCCAACGCGTAGGTAA
- a CDS encoding uncharacterized protein (hypothetical protein (putative homolog of Saccharomyces cerevisiae YER044C-A | MEI4 | MEIosis-specific)): MSSKYETTSKQINKKRSTIKFKDEKEFQLALALTKLRNKNIWLKLLHKYIPNNDINYLYDNSDMAATHNECGADLGFLVGPVLDNVSYANFTKVCNFLKLNDSQTFLTVLNCQLAHAKDSNIDRNNVSLFSILVNEPFIRIKNTRSYKNVLNLFLYYYFSPKNILKNGKNNYNFFTLLLIILSLIYWGEKHLKIAHLKKGKLRGEGNISNVLLQEYYDNITELDLANDKESNCNTEKILEYNKLIFLLYGIQKIIKNNKKKSNGNMKNTSSFDNKKQENMFEILRKKCIFIITTLIISNYKINQNNLALFTVQKITIKLPKYLEIFCTYIANNNIETVKPSILPQDIQLCKKFVQLYILFILPIVLENFCNKKREKDDIKLIHSLLIILNDYKILYSFQKIKSTYTKF, translated from the coding sequence atgTCAAGCAAATACGAAACAACTTCAaagcaaataaataagaaaCGAAGTACAATAAAGTTTAAGGATGAAAAAGAATTCCAATTGGCTTTGGCATTGACTAAattaagaaataaaaatatttggttaAAGTTATTACACAAATATATACctaataatgatatcaACTATTTATATGATAACTCTGATATGGCTGCTACCCACAATGAATGTGGTGCCGATCTTGGGTTTTTGGTGGGTCCCGTTTTGGATAACGTTTCGTATGCTAATTTTACTAAAGTTtgcaattttttgaaactcAATGACTCccaaacttttttaacCGTGTTAAACTGTCAGTTAGCTCATGCTAAGGACTCGAACATAGATAGAAACAATGTGTCTCTCTTTTCCATATTGGTAAACGAACCATTTATAAGGATCAAAAATACCAGATCTTATAAGAACGTTTTGAATCTGTTTctatactattatttttcaccaaagaatatattgaaaaatggtaaaaataattacaattttttcactttatTACTAATTATTTTGTCATTAATTTATTGGGGTGAAAAACATTTGAAAATTGCTCACctaaaaaaaggaaaactgAGGGGGGAAGGAAACATTTCAAATGTATTGCTTCAAGAATACTATGATAATATAACTGAACTAGATTTGGCAAATGATAAGGAAAGTAATTGTAATactgaaaaaatattggaatATAACAAACTAATATTTCTATTGTATggtattcaaaaaattataaagaataataagaaaaaaagtaatggaaatatgaaaaatacCAGCAGTTTTGATAATAAGAAGCAAGAAAATATGTTTGAAATTTTACGGaaaaaatgtatttttatcataacTACACTAATTATTAGTaactataaaataaatcaaaacaaCTTAGCATTGTTCACTGTTCAAAAGATAACTATTAAACTACCCAAATATTTAGAAATTTTTTGCACATATATtgcaaacaataatattgaaacAGTAAAGCCATCAATATTACCACAAGACATTCAActttgtaaaaaatttgtccaattatatatacttttcattttaccGATTGTACTTGAAAATTTttgcaataaaaaaagggaaaaagatgatataaaattaatccATTCATTGCTAATTATATTAAAcgattataaaattttatatagtttccaaaaaataaaatcaactTACACCaagttttaa
- the CAP2 gene encoding F-actin-capping protein subunit beta (similar to Saccharomyces cerevisiae YIL034C | CAP2 | CAPping) yields the protein MSDEQYDAALDLLSRLNPGSVQENLMALISLEPTLADDLLSSVDQPLKLLKPKLQQQNDNTTGVGKDFLCCDYNRDGDYYRSPWTNKYYNLGTGQQTQETEESYFPGDELRNWEQLFNDSFEVYKDMYYENGGVSSCYLWETSEIEDNTYDNGFAGVVLFQKGKGQLGKWDSIHVFEVSKETEDAFNYKLTSTIILHLNDNDKTKLGGNLTRQVEKVIKRQPDNIALDEFHITNVGSMVEDIETQMRTMLEVVYFEKTMDIYHQLKFAVDTSDNRAKQQEDIIKGLQNL from the coding sequence atgtctgATGAACAATACGATGCAGCCTTAGATTTATTAAGTAGATTGAACCCAGGTTCAGTTcaagaaaatttaatggctttaatttctttagaACCAACTTTAGCTGACGATTTACTAAGTAGTGTGGACCAACCACTAAAACTACTAAAACCTAAGttgcaacaacaaaatgataatacAACTGGTGTTGGCAAAGATTTTTTATGCTGTGATTACAATAGAGATGGTGATTACTACAGATCACCATGGacaaacaaatattataatttagGAACAGGACAACAGACACAGGAAACTGAAGAAAGCTATTTCCCTGGCGACGAATTGAGAAATTGGGAACAATTATTCAATGATTCATTTGAAGTGTATAAAGATATGTACTATGAAAATGGTGGTGTTTCCTCTTGTTATTTATGGGAAACTTCTGAGATCGAAGATAACACTTACGACAATGGTTTTGCTGGTGTAgtattatttcaaaaaggTAAAGGTCAATTGGGTAAATGGGACAGTATTCATGTATTTGAGGTTAGTAAAGAAACTGAGGATgcttttaattataaattaacTTCAACAATTATTTTACATTTAAATGACAATGACAAGACTAAATTGGGTGGTAATTTAACAAGACAAGTTGAAAAAGTAATCAAGAGACAACCTGACAATATTGCTCTTGATGAGTTTCATATTACAAACGTTGGAAGTATGGTTGAAGACATCGAAACACAAATGAGAACCATGTTGGAAgttgtttattttgaaaaaactaTGGATATATATCATCAATTGAAATTTGCTGTTGATACGAGTGATAATAGAGCTAAACAACAagaagatattattaaaggGTTGCAAAACTTGTGA